In the Advenella kashmirensis WT001 genome, one interval contains:
- a CDS encoding Lrp/AsnC family transcriptional regulator: protein MKRLKYQNGKLDRTDLLLIDALVMDARTATAELARLVGLSPPSVSERIKRLEDAGLIEGYTLKINPKALGLPIAAWLRIRPIPGQLQRVAQLLKDIPEIAECDRITGEDCFIARAHVESIEGLERLIDQLIPYSMTNTSIIQSSPVERRLPRKTGAAI, encoded by the coding sequence ATGAAACGCCTTAAATATCAAAATGGAAAGCTTGACCGCACTGATTTGCTGTTGATCGACGCGCTGGTAATGGACGCAAGAACGGCAACAGCCGAACTGGCCCGTCTTGTGGGACTATCGCCGCCAAGCGTTTCGGAACGAATAAAAAGGCTGGAAGATGCCGGCCTGATCGAAGGCTACACCCTTAAGATAAATCCCAAAGCCCTGGGCCTGCCAATCGCGGCCTGGCTGCGCATTCGGCCTATTCCGGGCCAGTTGCAACGCGTCGCGCAGCTTCTGAAAGACATCCCTGAAATTGCCGAATGTGATCGCATCACGGGCGAAGACTGCTTTATCGCTCGAGCGCATGTCGAGTCCATCGAAGGGCTGGAACGCCTGATTGACCAGTTAATTCCTTATTCAATGACCAATACGTCCATCATCCAGTCATCGCCCGTCGAGCGTCGCCTGCCACGGAAAACGGGCGCCGCAATCTGA
- a CDS encoding GntR family transcriptional regulator: MSFMTQIDTTPLYAKIEAALAAEISSGQLGAGTQLPTEEQLIGRFQMSRTTIRKAIDNLVARGLVEIRRGKGTFVTHPKITQALTELTGFAEDMVVLGRHPTSRLLDKRIISADEKTAQALQMAPGTQVYRIERVRLADGIPMSFDETYLPLEIGNKVVSNNLEVEPIFALLENKYALPLIEASYQLEAVIAEPHVAQALNIAVGAPIFLIERTSYSTGERPVDYEKLYYRGDAIRFATQLSRRSR; encoded by the coding sequence ATGTCATTTATGACACAGATCGACACTACCCCGCTATACGCAAAAATTGAAGCAGCGCTGGCGGCAGAGATTTCCAGCGGCCAGCTTGGCGCCGGAACGCAGTTGCCAACGGAAGAGCAACTGATCGGCCGCTTTCAGATGAGCCGAACCACGATCCGCAAGGCTATCGATAATCTCGTGGCCCGTGGCTTGGTGGAGATTCGCCGCGGCAAGGGAACCTTCGTGACCCATCCCAAGATCACGCAAGCCCTGACCGAGCTGACCGGCTTTGCCGAAGATATGGTGGTATTAGGCCGCCATCCGACCTCACGCCTGCTGGATAAACGCATCATTTCCGCTGACGAGAAAACGGCCCAGGCCCTGCAGATGGCCCCTGGCACGCAAGTCTATCGGATTGAGCGCGTTCGCCTTGCTGACGGCATTCCCATGTCATTTGACGAAACCTATCTACCCCTGGAGATTGGCAACAAAGTGGTCAGCAACAACCTGGAAGTGGAACCTATCTTCGCTCTGCTTGAAAACAAATATGCCCTGCCGCTGATCGAGGCGAGCTATCAGCTGGAGGCCGTGATAGCAGAGCCGCATGTTGCACAAGCCCTCAATATTGCAGTCGGCGCCCCGATTTTTCTGATTGAACGCACCTCCTATAGCACGGGAGAACGACCCGTCGATTACGAAAAACTGTATTACAGGGGGGACGCCATCCGCTTTGCCACCCAGTTATCGCGGCGTTCGCGCTGA